A region of the Pseudochaenichthys georgianus unplaced genomic scaffold, fPseGeo1.2 scaffold_756_arrow_ctg1, whole genome shotgun sequence genome:
ttgctgtagtagtagtagtagtagtagtagtagtagtagtagttgtgtaagtagtagtagtagtagtagttgtgtaagtagtagttgtgtaagtagtagtagtagttgtgtaagtagtagtagtagtagtagtagtagtagtagtagtagtagtagtagtagttgtgtaagtagtagtagtagtagtagtagttgtgtaagtagtagtagtagtagtagttgtgtaagtagtagttgtgtaagtagtagtagtagttgtgtaagtagtagtagtagtagtagtagtagtagtagtagtagtagtagttgtgtaagtagtagtagtagtagtagtagttgtgtaagtagtagtagtagtagtagtaggtgtgtaagtagtagtagttgtgtaagtagtagtagtagttgtgtaagtagtagtagtagtagtagtagttgtgtaagtagtagtagtagtagttgtagtagttgtgtaagtagtagtagtagtagtagtagtagtagtagtagttgtgtaagtagtagtaactagtctctgtatgtgatgactccttctagtctctgtatgtgatgactccttccctctggagaggatcccagatacatggatcctgaggttgctgtagtaatagtagtagtagtagtagtagtagtagtagtagtagtagtagtagtagttgtgtaagtagtagtagtagtagtagtagtagtagtagtagtagtagtagtagtagtagtagtagtagtagtagtagtagttgtgtaagtagtagtagtagtagtagttgtgtaagtagtagtagtagtagtagttgtgtaagtagtagtagtagtagtagtagtagtagtagtagtagtagtagtagtagtagtagtagtagtagtagtagtagcatgtgaaggacactgctcaggaactagtctctgtatgtgatgactccttcccttctggagaggaccCCAGATGCATGGGTCCTGAGAAGGAGCTCAAGCCGGGACCAGGGAGAGTTTCTAACACTCTCCTACCGAGGCGATATTTACTCGACAGCTCTAATGAGCTCATTGGTTCTGGTTCTGTACCTGAGGCGGTCGCAGGTCGTCCGCTCGGCTCGGAGACTCGCTCTTCGCTCTCTGACGCTCGGCGAGGACGACGACGCTGCCCGTGGGACTGAACCTGAAACACACAAACGGTCGTTTCACAAACATCTCAAACCTGCTGTTCGTCTCTCCGCTAAGCCCCGCCCACACAAACATTGTGATAACGAGGACAGCAGAACCTCACCTGTCCGCCTCGCTGAAGCTGGATGACGGCTGCGCGTTGGGCCCGGTCGCCAGCGTGCTTCTCCCCGAGGTGTCGATCATCACGGTGGTCTCCTCTCCTATTGGCtctccttcctcttcctcctgagtCCCCCACTCCTCCATCCTCTCCGTCTTGATCCGGACCCTCTCGGTGCCGCCGCCCTCCTCCGAGCTGCCGGTCCTCTCCGGCTCGCTGCTGGTCTCCACGAACCACTGCCCGGCCCGGTTGATGCGGAGGATCGGTTCTTTGCGACCTGCCTTAATGGTGGTGATGGACGAGCCGCCCTCCATCCCGCTGTTCTCCACGGGGGGCGGGGGGCTGAGGGGATCGTCTGCCGGGCTGACGGCCTCGCATTCTGCCGCCCCCCTGCAGGTGGGAgggagtggagtacaaatacttcgttacttacaGGTCAGCTGTTACGCAAAGTCCACTTCTTCatttattaatataaagggaggtcaggtactctttaaagcagctgctagctatggggaCTTTCTGctgaaggacacttcaaagcctctttactttgacttgaggaaagaagtttagtcagtacttctactttcaccagagtatttttaaacacgagtatctgtacttctacttgagtaaaggatgtctgtacttctactttgagtaaagacgtttagtcagtacttctacttgagtaaagggtgtgtgtacttctacttgagtaaagggtgtgtgtacttctacttgagtaaaggatgtgtgtacttctgcttgagtaaaggacgtgtgtacttctgcttgagtaaaggacgtgtgtacttctacttgagtaaaggatgtgtgtacttctacttgagtaaagaagtttagtcagtacttctacttgaggaaaggatgtgtgtacttctacttgagtaaagggtgtgtgtacttctacttgagtaaaggatgtgtgtacttctgcttgagtaaaggacgtgtgtacttctgcttgagtaaaggacgtgtgtacttctacttgagtaaaggatgtgtgtacttctacttgagtaaagaagtttagtcagtacttctacttgagtacaggatgtgtgtacttctacttgagtaaaggatgtgtgtacttctgcttgagtaaaggatgtgtgtacttctacttgagtaaaggatgtgtgtacttctacttgagtaaaggacgtgtgtacttctacttgagtaaaggatgtgtgtacttctacttgagtaaagaagtttagtcagtacttctacttgagtacaggatgtgtgtacttctacttgagtaaaggatgtgtgtacttctgcttgagtaaaggatgtgtgtacttctacttgagtaaaggatgtgtgtacttctacttgagtaaaggacgtgtgtacttctacttgagtaaaggatgtgtgtacttctacttgagtaaaggatgtgtgtacttctacttgagtaaaggatgcgtgtacttctacttgagtaaaggatgcgtgtacttctacttgagtaaaggatgtgtgtacttctacttgagtaaaggatgtgtgtacttctacttgagtaaaggatgcgtgtacttctacttgagtaaaggatgtgtgtacttctacttgagtaaaggatgtgtgtacttctacttgagtaaaggatgcgtgtacttctacttgagtaaaggatgtgtgtacttctgcttgagtaaaggatgtgtgtacttctacttgagtaaaggatgtgtgtacttctacttgagtaaaggatgtgtgtacttctgccaTCTCTGCCCTCTGGTGCTGATCAGTCTCAACCCGGAGTGATTCGCTCCACTTCGCACCGCGGCCTCCAGCGTTCTCCCCCCTCgactctccccctcctccccctcctcccccaggCTGATCTTCAGATGGATGCCCTCCAGGATCTGCGTGCAGCGATCGATGATGTGTTGCATCTGCAGGAAGCTGGCGGCCGTCAGGTAGCTGATGATGTCGGCCAGCTGCAGGCAGAGGCGCCCGGTGTAGCAGAAGCTCAGCAGCTGCTCGAACACAGAGGGGTTCCTGATGACCGTCAGCGACACGGTGCTCATCTGGCCCAGAGACATGTGGTCGCGGAAGTACGGCGAGCTGGCGGCGAGGACGACTTTGTGCGCCCGGAAGCTCTGGCCCTGCACGTTGACCACGATGTCGCAGAGACGGCCCTGAACGCGCAGCTGGTTCAGGTGAGACAGCACCGAGTTACTGAAGTCTGGGATGTCCAGCTGGACGCTGCCGGAGCGCTCCATGCTGCAGGGGCACAACGGATACAAATACATCTCAAATACACAGGAAATACACAGGAAATATGTAAACAACTATAATatacatacaaacatacacaggaatatataaatatatctaatatgtatatatgttcattttaattcatttcttattttatagtcattttatttgaatttttttatctgagtacttctactaagtATAatatcggagtacttctacttttactaaatacaagatcggagtacttcttcttttactaaatacaagatctgagtacttctacttttagtcaagtacaagatctgagtacttctacttttactgagtacttctacttttactcaagtaccagatctgagtacttctacttttactgagtacaagatctgagtacttccacttttactcaaatacaagatctgagtacttctacttttagtcgagtacaagatctgagtacttctacttttactgagtacttctacttttactcaagtaccagatctgagtacttctacttttactgagtacaagatctgaatacttcaacTATATTTTAGTTCTTAAAATGTGTTCAGATTACTGGATTTATTGCAGCTCTCGTGGGATCAGAACTCTCGTGAGGTCCGGATCAGAACTCTCGTGAGGTCCGGATCAGAACTCTCGTGCGGTCCAGACCAGGCCCAGCTGCGGGTCTCAGGTATGTCTCCAGGtgtgtctctctcacctgtggGTGGTCTGCTCTGGTTTCAGGGACGGTGCGGTCTTCAGCCCTGCAGACAGCCGCTGAGCATCAGTACGGCTCGGCTCGGTTCGGCCCTGCAGATCCTCCAGGCTCCGGGTCTCTCCAGCGGCTCCGGGTCTCTTCAGGGCCGCGGAACAGCACCTGATCTCCGGTCCGTCAGCAGCCACGCCTCTGCCATGGTTCCTCTGGACTCATTCTGCAGTTCTGGACTCGGTTCCGGTTCGGCTCCTTGGTGTCGGCGCGCGGCTGCTTCTCATcttccttccttcttttttcttttttctttttacggCAGAAGGGCCGAggctgcaggaaggaaggaaggagggaAGAAGACGCGCGGGGCATGATGGGAGATGTAGTCCCCGACCGTTAGGGGCGCTGGCTCAACGGCTGAGTGAAAGACTCCATTTCCCAGGAGCCACCTGTGATGAGAGGGGTCATCACGGCTCTTGGAGTTTGGCAGAAAAGTGGAGTTCACACaagcacgcgcacacgcacacacgtccAAGTCAGAGCCTGTTTAGATCATTTTAcatttacaccgagaataaatacaaaaacacagcttTATTTGTGGCTACTTTTAATgaacataagataagatatactttggTAATCCAGAAGTGTGAATGTATTTCTTTGCAGCAGCATGTAAAACGAGTATTTTACATACttagaaataaaaacataaaaataaaggtggggtaggtaagtttgagaaaccggtgttccggtttaactggttccccgatcaactggttgacagatgtggaggcgtggccttcgactgaaatacacatttcgatcgcttcttctgtcgtttacataaatctgttggtatatttggctggataggaacactttgatgcacattcagtaccagtgtgtgaggtcgtttttctttttgtagtcctcgctgttcgcgtccggatatcgccatcgtaaccacaacctcacacactggtactgaatgtgcatcaaagtgttcctatccagccaaatataccaacagatgtatgtaaacgacagaagaagcgatcgaaatgtgtatttcagtcgaaggccacgcctccacatctgtcaaccagttgatcggggaaccagttaaaccggaacaccggctcgagatacacttgtcgttatatattccatggaatgctcttaacgtcccgatagcaatgaatatctgaagtgctttgacaaaaaacgtcatctgtggaagccgtggtacacTACCagatttctcaaacttacctaccccacctttaaaccgTGATTTATTTGTCAGAATTATATATTCACTCTTTTAGCCTTTGTTTTCCCACGCTGCTGTAacgatcaataaagtatatcttatcttccTTTTTCATTATggggaggaggggaaccgaggaaagaggagtcgaggaggggaaccgaggagagaggaggggaagcagcaggcggttagagaaatgagaaagggccatatagtatgtcttcagtattaatgtaatgtttgtattcTTTATCTTCTTGTTATACTATTTATTCAATGATTTGTTTCTATGTTATATTATTTTTCATGGTGTAGTTTATTTGTAGGTTCTCGATGTATATTCTTATAGCATTTTTAAGGTATTTAACTGATGATTTATATGTTTTTTTCTACGTTATATATTTTAAACAAAGTTGTTATTGTAATGTCTAGATGTGGCCTCAGGGTGGCAGCAGAggccctctcctcctcttcctttaataacaataaaaaatatatatttacctgatatttaaactttaatatatttatttctaaGGGTAATGGATGCTGCTGTTTTTCCTCtgtgtgtttttttactttCTACACTTCAGAGTTATGAAAGGATTTtgttccaccccagctccaccccagcttccaccccagcttccaccccagcttccaccctgcttccaccccagcttccaccccagcttccacccagcttccacctcagcttccatcccagcttccaacccagcttccacctcagcttccaccccagcttccatcccagcttccaccccagcttccatcccagctccaccccagcttccaccccagcttccaccccagctccaacccagcttccaccccagcttccaccccagcttccaacccagcttccaccccagcttccaccccagcttccatcccagcttccaccccagctccaacccagcttccacccccagcttccaccccagcttccaacccagcttccaccccagcttccaccccagcttccatcccagcttccacccagcttccacctcagcttccaccccagcttccaccccagcttccactcagcttccacctcagcttccaccccagcttccaccccagcttccatcccagcttccacccagcttccaccccagcttccaccccagcttccaccccagctccaccccagcttccacccagcttccaccccagctccaacccagcttccaccccagcttccaccccagcttccaacccagcttccaccccagcttccaccccagcttccatcccagcttccaacccagcttccaccccagcttccaccccagcttccaccccagcttctaccccagcttccaccccagctccaccccagcttccaccccagcttccaccccagcttccaccccagcttccaccccagcttccaccccagctccaccccagcttccaccccagcttccacgccagcttccaccccaactTCCAACCCAGCTTCCAcgccagcttccaccccagcttccatcccagcttccaccccagcttccaccccagcttccaccccagcttccaccccagcttccaccccagcttccaccccagcttccaccccagcttccaccccagcttccaccccagctccagcccagcttccaccccagcttccaccccagcttccaccccagcttccaccccagcttccaccccagcttccaccccagcttccaccccagcttccacccctgcttccaccccagcttccaccccagcttccaccccagctccaccccagctccaccccagcttccaccccagctccacctcagcttccaccccagcttccaccccagcttccacccccagctccaccccagcttccaccccagctccaccccagcttccatcccagcttccaccccagcttccaccccagcttccaccccagctccaccccagcttccaccccagcttccatcccagcttccacgccagcttccaccccagcttccaccccagcttccaccccagcttccacccctgcTTCCACCcctgcttccaccccagcttccacccctgcttccacctcagcttccaccccagcttccaccccagcttccaccccagctccaccccagcttccaccccagctccaccccagcttccatcccagcttccaccccagcttccaccccagcttccaccccagctccaccccagcttccaccccagcttccatcccagcttccacgccagcttccaccccagcttccaccccagcttccacccccagcttccacccctgcTTCCACCcctgcttccaccccagcttccaccccagcttccaccccagcttccaccccagcttccaccccagcttccaccccagcttccaccccagcttccaccccagcttccaccccagctttcaccccagcttccaccccagcttccaccccagcttccaccccagcttccaccccagctccagcccagcttccaccccagcttccaccccagcttccaccccagcttccacccctgcttccaccccagcttccacccctgcttccaccccagcttccaccccagcttccacccccagctccaccccagctccacccagcttccaccccagctccacctcagcttccaccccagcttccaccccagcttccaccccagctccaccccagcttccaccccagcttccaccccagctccaccccagcttccatcccagcttccaccccagcttccaccccagcttccaccccagcttccaccccagctccaccccagcttccatcccagcttccaccccagcttccaccccagcttccaccccagcttccacctcagattccaccccagcttccaccccagcttccaccccagcttccaccccagcttccaccccagcttccaccccagcttccaccccagcttccaccccagctccagcccagcttccaccccagcttccaccccagcttccaccccagcttccaccccagcttccaccccagctttcaccccagcttccaccccagcttccaccccagcttccaccccagcttccaccccagcttccaccccagcttccaccccagctttcaccccagcttccaccccagcttccaccccagcttccaccccagctccagcccagcttccaccccagcttccaccccagcttccacccctgcttccaccccagcttccacccctgcttccaccccagcttccaccccagcttccaccccagcttccacccctgcttccaccccagcttccaccccagcttccaccccagcttccaccccagcttccacccc
Encoded here:
- the zbtb37 gene encoding zinc finger and BTB domain-containing protein 37; translation: MERSGSVQLDIPDFSNSVLSHLNQLRVQGRLCDIVVNVQGQSFRAHKVVLAASSPYFRDHMSLGQMSTVSLTVIRNPSVFEQLLSFCYTGRLCLQLADIISYLTAASFLQMQHIIDRCTQILEGIHLKISLGEEGEEGESRGGRTLEAAVRSGANHSGLRLISTRGQRWQKGAAECEAVSPADDPLSPPPPVENSGMEGGSSITTIKAGRKEPILRINRAGQWFVETSSEPERTGSSEEGGGTERVRIKTERMEEWGTQEEEEGEPIGEETTVMIDTSGRSTLATGPNAQPSSSFSEADRFSPTGSVVVLAERQRAKSESPSRADDLRPPQGEENASFDMGGYEDYLREQVGDRWFRYNPRLTCIYCCKSFNQKGSLDRHMRLHMGITPFACRICGKKYTRKDQLEYHIRKHTGNKPFHCHVCGKSFPFQAILNQHFRKNHPGCAAQEAQSASPETTTTSVTSRGGPSDEASPSQEEGEGGGAYGEGRQASVSTTGPD